One Gossypium raimondii isolate GPD5lz chromosome 3, ASM2569854v1, whole genome shotgun sequence genomic window carries:
- the LOC105797077 gene encoding alcohol dehydrogenase class-P gives MSTAGQVIRCKAAVAWESGKPLSIEEVEVAPPQKDEVRIKILFTSLCHTDVYFWDAKGQNPLFPRILGHEAGGIVESVGEGVTDLKPGDHVLPIFTGECKECPHCLSEESNMCDLLRINTDRVGMINDGKSRFSINGKPIYHFLGTSTFSEYTVVHVGQVAKINPHAPLDKVCVLSCGMSTGFGATVNVAKPKKGQSVAIFGLGAVGLAAAEGARVSGASRIIGIDLNPSRFEQAKKFGVTEFVNPKDYNKPVQEVIVEMTGGGVDRSVECTGSIQAMISAFECVHDGWGVAVLVGVPNKDDAFKTHPVNLLNERTLKGTFFGNYKPRSDIPAVVEKYMNKELELDKFITHTVPFSEINKAFELMLAGEGLRCVIRMDA, from the exons ATGAGTACTGCTGGTCAGGTCATCCGTTGCAAAG CTGCTGTAGCATGGGAGTCGGGGAAGCCACTGTCAATAGAGGAAGTGGAAGTGGCACCACCGCAGAAGGATGAAGTCCGTATTAAGATACTCTTCACTTCTTTATGTCACACCGATGTCTACTTCTGGGATGCTAAG GGACAAAATCCTCTGTTTCCTCGCATACTTGGACATGAAGCTGGGGG GATTGTGGAGAGTGTAGGAGAGGGCGTGACTGATCTAAAGCCAGGTGATCATGTTCTCCCCATCTTCACTGGGGAATGCAAGGAGTGTCCCCATTGCTTGTCTGAAGAGAGTAACATGTGTGATCTCCTCCGAATCAACACTGATAGGGTTGGAATGATTAATGATGGAAAATCCAGGTTTTCCATCAATGGGAAGCCTATCTACCACTTCCTTGGGACGTCTACTTTCAGCGAATATACTGTCGTCCATGTCGGTCAGGTCGCCAAGATCAATCCACATGCTCCACTTGATAAAGTTTGTGTTCTGAGCTGCGGGATGTCCACAG GTTTTGGTGCCACTGTGAATGTTGCTAAACCTAAAAAGGGTCAATCTGTTGCGATTTTCGGACTAGGCGCTGTTGGTCTTGCT GCTGCCGAAGGAGCAAGAGTATCCGGTGCTTCAAGGATCATTGGCATTGATTTGAACCCCAGCAGATTCGAACAAG CCAAGAAATTCGGTGTTACAGAGTTTGTGAATCCAAAAGATTACAACAAACCTGTCCAAGAG GTCATTGTTGAGATGACTGGTGGAGGAGTCGATCGCAGTGTTGAATGTACGGGGAGTATCCAGGCCATGATTTCCGCATTTGAATGCGTCCACGAT GGGTGGGGAGTTGCGGTGCTTGTGGGTGTTCCAAACAAAGACGATGCATTCAAAACTCACCCAGTGAATCTGCTGAATGAGAGGACTCTCAAGGGTACTTTCTTTGGAAACTACAAACCTCGGTCTGACATTCCTGCTGTTGTGGAGAAATATATGAACAAG GAACTTGAGCTGGATAAATTCATCACACACACTGTGCCTTTCTCAGAGATCAACAAGGCATTTGAGTTAATGCTTGCGGGTGAGGGACTGAGATGTGTGATTCGCATGGATGCATAA
- the LOC105797076 gene encoding coronatine-insensitive protein 1, whose product MGENYNELKKSTASQTGLTDVVLGWVMLYIDDPEDRSAVSLVCRRWYELDALTRKHITVALCYTTSPERLRRRFPHLESLKLKGKPRAAMFDMIPEDWGGYVTPWVKEIAENLTCLKSVHFRRMIVNDSDLEVLGRSRGEVLRCLKLDKCSGFSTDGLLHVGRLCRQLRTLFLEDSSIIEKDGRWIHEIAMNNSVLETLNFYMTDLVKVSFEDLQLIARNCRNLVSVKISDCEILDLVGFFHAAAVLEEFNGGSFYDQPDGYAAVTFPSRLCRLGLTYMGKNEMPIVFPFAPLFKELDLLYALLDTEDHCLLIQRCPNLEVLKTRNVIGDRGLEVVARSCKQLKRLRIEADAEEEGMEDEGLVSQTGLMALAQGCLKLEHLAVYVSDITNASLEYIGTYLKNMCDFRLVLLDQKERITDLPLDKGVRALLRGCGKLRRFALHLRPGGLTDAGLGYIGKYSWNIRWMLLGYVGESDAGLLEFSKGCPKLQKLEIGGCFFSEHALAAAMIRLTSLRYLWVLGYRELSQSSRDLLAMTRLFWNIELVPARRVVKTDRVGEVVVVEHPGHLLAYYSLEGPRIDFPDLIFRLNYQRISLYRSISL is encoded by the exons ATGGGGGAAAATTATAACGAGTTGAAAAAATCAACGGCTTCACAAACCGGTCTAACCGACGTTGTTTTGGGCTGGGTGATGCTATACATCGACGACCCGGAGGACCGGAGCGCCGTTTCCCTCGTTTGTCGGCGTTGGTACGAGCTCGACGCGTTGACACGTAAGCACATAACGGTTGCGCTTTGTTACACGACGAGTCCCGAACGGTTGCGGCGGCGGTTCCCACACTTGGAATCGttgaaattgaaaggaaaacCTCGGGCGGCGATGTTTGATATGATACCGGAAGATTGGGGAGGGTACGTAACGCCGTGGGTAAAGGAAATAGCCGAGAATTTGACTTGCTTGAAATCGGTGCATTTTAGGAGGATGATTGTTAATGATTCAGATTTGGAAGTATTGGGTAGGTCTAGGGGGGAAGTTTTGCGGTGTTTGAAGCTTGATAAATGCTCTGGTTTTTCTACTGATGGACTCTTGCACGTTGGAAGATTGTGCCG GCAATTAAGAACCTTGTTCTTGGAAGACAGCTCAATTATTGAGAAAGATGGTCGATGGATTCATGAGATTGCGATGAATAATTCAGTTCTTGAGACTTTAAACTTTTACATGACGGATCTTGTAAAAGTTAGTTTTGAAGATCTCCAACTTATTGCCAGAAATTGTCGTAATTTGGTCTCTGTGAAAATTAGTGATTGTGAAATTTTAGATCTCGTCGGTTTCTTTCATGCTGCTGCTGTTTTAGAAGAATTCAACGGTGGTTCTTTCTACGACCAACCTGATGGGTATGCTGCTGTAACATTCCCCTCGAGGTTATGCCGCTTGGGTTTAACCTACATGGGGAAGAATGAAATGCCAATTGTGTTTCCTTTTGCACCGTTGTTTAAAGAATTGGATCTCCTTTATGCATTACTCGACACAGAAGATCACTGCTTGTTAATACAAAGATGCCCAAACTTGGAAGTTCTCAAG ACAAGGAATGTTATCGGAGATCGAGGACTAGAAGTTGTTGCCCGAAGTTGTAAGCAACTAAAGAGGCTTAGAATCGAGGCAGATGCTGAGGAGGAAGGAATGGAGGATGAAGGTTTGGTTTCACAAACAGGATTGATGGCTTTAGCTCAGGGATGCCTTAAATTGGAACATTTGGCTGTTTATGTATCCGACATCACCAATGCATCATTGGAATACATTGGGACTTACTTGAAAAACATGTGTGATTTTCGTCTAGTCTTGCTTGATCAAAAAGAAAGGATAACGGATTTGCCTCTCGACAAAGGAGTCCGGGCTCTACTAAGGGGCTGTGGAAAGCTTAGAAGATTTGCACTGCATCTCCGACCTGGTGGTTTGACAGATGCGGGGCTCGGTTACATTGGGAAATATAGTTGGAACATAAGATGGATGCTTCTGGGTTACGTTGGGGAGTCGGATGCTGGGCTTTTGGAATTCTCCAAGGGATGCCCTAAATTGCAGAAACTCGAAATAGGAGGTTGCTTCTTCAGCGAGCATGCGCTAGCAGCTGCCATGATCCGATTAACTTCTTTAAGGTACTTGTGGGTGCTAGGATATCGAGAATTGTCACAATCGAGCCGTGATTTGTTAGCAATGACTCGTTTATTTTGGAATATCGAACTAGTTCCGGCAAGACGTGTAGTCAAGACCGACCGGGTTGGAGAGGTAGTCGTGGTAGAGCATCCGGGTCATTTGCTTGCGTACTACTCCCTAGAAGGACCAAGGATTGATTTTCCTGATTTGATATTTCGGTTAAACTACCAGCGGATATCCTTGTATAGGAGTATAAGTTTATAA